One Primulina huaijiensis isolate GDHJ02 chromosome 8, ASM1229523v2, whole genome shotgun sequence genomic region harbors:
- the LOC140983007 gene encoding ALBINO3-like protein 1, chloroplastic, producing MSFFLYSIGPNLVASPFPGRTRTPSPVLPGTRFSDFKIQRPFLRGNLGVTRFGLGQVPFPDPDNTELVIKDLFGRVEGLLYTIADSAVSNSLDTVDGAATTKQSSDWLSGITNAMEAVLKVLKDGLSALHVPYAYGFAIILLTVLVKAATFPLTKKQVESTMAMQSLGPQIKAIQERYAGDQERIQLETARLYKLAGVNPLAGCLPTLATIPIWIGLYRALSNVADEGLLTEGFFWIPSLSGPTTIAARQTGGGTTWLFPFIDGHPPLGWSDTLSYLVLPVLLIATQYISIQIMQPQQSNDPNLKNSQAITKLLPLMIGYFSLSVPSGLSLYWLTNNILSTTQQVWLRKFGGAKNTVKQISDDMVKKEKSQSFKSMSEASPTASKVVEKEERLAPEGLRPGERFKRLKEEEDQRRRQREEDKRKSEETVAKEIQVTNGKVIKEASPLDDFIVNGDGADSEDDKKENDDQHLCENVEKE from the exons ATGTCGTTTTTCTTGTATTCAATTGGCCCAAATTTAGTTGCATCTCCATTTCCAGGCAGAACAAGAACTCCGAGCCCGGTTCTACCCGGAACCCGTTTCAGTGATTTCAAGATTCAGAGACCCTTTTTGAGGGGAAATCTTGGGGTGACCCGTTTTGGATTGGGTCAGGTTCCATTTCCTGACCCGGACAATACTGAGCTGGTGATTAAGGACTTGTTTGGGAGAGTTGAAGGGCTTCTTTATACTATTGCTGATTCTGCAGTCAGTAATTCTTTAGATACAGTTGATGGAGCTGCTACTACAAAGCAGAGTAGTGACTGGCTTTCTGGGATTACTAATGCCATGGAGGCCGTGTTGAAG GTTCTGAAAGATGGGCTTTCTGCTCTACACGTTCCCTATGCATATGGTTTTGCAATCATCTTACTGACTGTACTTGTTAAAGCTGCCACATTTCCTTTGACAAAGAAACAG GTGGAATCAACGATGGCAATGCAGTCTTTGGGACCTCAAATTAAAGCTATTCAGGAACGATATGCAGGGGATCAG GAGAGGATTCAACTTGAAACGGCTCGATTATATAAATTAGCTGGTGTAAATCCACTCGCAG GATGTCTTCCTACACTTGCCACCATCCCAATATGGATTGGGCTTTATAGAGCGCTTTCAAATGTGGCAGATGAG GGACTTTTAACGGAAGGCTTCTTTTGGATACCCTCTCTGTCTGGCCCAACGACCATTGCTGCTAGACAAACTGGTGGGGGCACCACTTGGCTTTTCCCATTCATC GATGGTCATCCTCCACTTGGATGGTCAGATACATTGTCATATCTCGTTTTACCTGTGCTCCTGATTGCCACTCAATATATCTCTATACAGATTATGCAACCTCAACAG AGCAACGATCCAAACCTAAAGAATTCCCAAGCCATAACCAAATTACTACCCTTGATGATAGGCTATTTCTCTTTATCAGTTCCTTCTGGCTTAAGTCTCTACTG GCTAACAAACAACATACTAAGTACCACTCAACAAGTTTGGCTACGGAAATTTGGTGGTGCGAAAAATACTGTCAAGCAAATTAGTGATGACATggtaaagaaagaaaaatccCAATCCTTTAAGTCAATGTCTGAAGCATCTCCCACAGCCTCTAAGGTAGTTGAGAAAGAAGAGAGGCTTGCGCCAGAAGGGCTTCGTCCTGGTGAAAG GTTTAAACGATTAAAAGAGGAAGAAGACCAAAGAAGACGACAAAGAGaggaagataaaagaaaaagcGAGGAAACAGtagctaaagaaattcaagtaACAAACGGGAAAGTAATTAAAGAAGCCAGTCCACTTGATGACTTTATTGTGAATGGTGATGGGGCTGATTCAGAGGATGACAAGAAGGAAAATGATGATCAGCATCTCTGCGAAAATGTTGAAAAG GAATAA